The DNA window CGAGCCGGCATCGGACGTTGCATGCGGTGGTGGCCTGGAGCTGGGATCTGCTGGCCGAGCCGGAACGGGTGCTCGCCCGGCGGTTCACGATCTTCGCGGGCGGCGCCGACCTGCGGGCGATCGAGGCGGTCTGCGGTGAGGCGGCCGGCGTTTCCATGGGTGCCCTGGCTCATTCGGATGCGGGGTGGGACAAGTCGGAAATAGTCGACATACTCGCCGGGCTGGTCGGTAAGTCGCTGATCGAGCGGGACGGCGGCCGCTACCGAATGCTCGCCACCATTCGGGCATTCTGCGCGGAACGGCTCACCGAATCCGGGGAGCGGCCGCGGATGGTGGCCGCGCACGCCGCATACTTCCGGGATCTGGCCGTCACCGCGGACCCCTGGCTGCGTACCGCCGGCCAGCTCACCTGGCTGGACCGCCTCGACGCGGACCGCGACAACCTGCATGCGGCGCTGCGCCACGGTGATGTCCGGACCTCGTTGCGGCTGGCCGCAGCGCTCTCCTTCTACTGGTGGCTGCGCGGGCTGCGGGCCGAGGCCACCGCGCTCAGCGAGCGTCTGCTGCAACGCGCCGGCGCCGAACCGCCGCCGGGCATGACCGAGGAGTACGCGCTCTGCGTGCTCAACGCCGCCCTCGGCGGAACACGGCCGGCCGAACCGTGGGACTCCTACCTCATGAGCCTGGAAGCGCCGCCCACTCAACCGTTCCTCCTCTACCTGTCGGCCATGGCGGTGGGCCCACCTGAATCTCCGCCCGGCGACGTGGTCGCCCTCAACAAGCACCTGCGCGAACGCCTCGGCGGCGAACCGTGGTGCGCCGCGCTCGGCGCCATCGGCGGCGGCTGGATGCTGCTCTTCGCCGGTGCCGGACCGGACGCGGCGGAATCGGACTTCGCCGTGGCACTCGCCGGGTTCCGGGCGATCGGCGAACGCTGGGGCGCCATGCTGGCCCTGTCCGGCATCGCCGAGCTGGAGATCTGGCGGGGCAACCCGGCGGCCGCGATCGAACCCATCGGTGAGGCGTTGCGGCTGGCGACCGAACTCGGTTCCACCGTCGACGTCGCCGACCTGCTGCGCGGCCGCGGCGAAGGCCGGCTCAGTGCCGGGGATCTCGGCGGCGCGGCCGAGGACTTCGCCCGTTCCGCCGAGCTGGCCCGCGACTGCGGCGCGCTGGAACTCCTCGCCGCGGCCCGTCTCGGAGAGGGTGCGATCGCACTGCGTACCGGAGACCTGGACGAGGCCAGCCGTCGCTGTGCGGCAGCTCTCGCGGCGTGCCCGGCCGGCTGGTTCGGCGCCGACGGCACCCGGATGTCGATCTTCGTGATGCTCGGCCGGATCGCCGAAGCCCGCGGCAGCACGGCCGAGGCGGCTGAACACTATCGATCGGTCCTGACGGTCCGGGGCGGGCTTCTCGGCGCCCAGACGACGGCCGAGGCGATCGACCGGCTCGCCGGGCTGGCTCTCACCGCCGGCGAGCCGTCCCGGGCGGCCGAGACGCTGGGGACGGTGGTCGCGCTGCAACTGCGCGCCGGCTCGGCGGAGAGCGAGCTCGCCGCGCGGGTGGCGGCCGGGGTGGTGGCCGAGCTCGGCGAGCAGGGGTACGCGGCGGCGCTCTCCCGGGGTGAGTCGCTGTTCCCGGAGGACGCGTTGGCGCTGCTCCGCTCCTGATCCACGCACCGCCGCGCGTGCGGCCAGAACCGCCGCGCGTGCGGCCAGAACGGCCCTGCGTCCGACCAGAACAGCGGTGCGTGCGGCCCAGGGCGGCCGTGCGTGCGCGGTGCGTGGCCGGTCAGCGGGAGCGGCCAGTCTTCCGGCATGACTTATGCGGTTGCGGCCGACGGGCTGCTGAAACGGTATCGGGGCGGTACGACCGCGCTCGACGGGTTCGACCTGAACGCCCCGGCCGGCGGTGTCTACGGCCTGCTCGGCCCGAACGGCGCCGGCAAGACCACGGCGGTCCGCGTCCTGTCGACGCTGCTGCGCTTCGACGCCGGCCGTGCGGAGGTGGCCGGCGCCGACGTCCGGGACAACCCCGGCCTGGTGCGCGACCGGATCGCGATGACCGGCCAGTACGCCGCCGTCGACGAGATCCTCAGCGGCCGGCAGAATCTGATCCTCTTCGGACGTCTTCACCATCTCACTCCCCGTGACGCACGACGCCGCGCCGACGAATTGCTGGAACAGTTCGGGCTCACCGAGGCGAAGGGCCGCTCCGCCGCCGAGTACTCCGGCGGCATGCGCCGCCGCCTCGACCTGGCCGCCAGCATGATCCGGCGGCCACGCGTGCTCTTCCTCGACGAGCCGACCACCGGACTCGACCCGCGCAGCCGCAACCAGGTGTGGGACGCCGTCCGGGCCCTCGTCGCGGACGGCACCACGGTCCTGCTCACCACGCAGTACCTGGACGAGGCCGATCAGCTCGCCGCACGGATCGCGGTGGTCGACGCCGGCCGGGTGATCGCCGAAGGCACCCCGGCGCAACTGAAGGCGACGATCGGTGCGGACCGTCTGGAGATCGTGGTCGAGAGCGCCGACCGGCTCGCCGACGCGGCCTCCGTCGTGGCCCGGCTCACCGGCACGAACCCGGACACCGACACCGATCAGCGCCGGGTGCGCGTACCTGTCACGGATCGGGTGGGCACGCTCGTCGAGACGGTACGGGCGTTGCAGGACGCCGGGATCGTCGTGGCCGACGTCGGGGTGCACCGGCCCACTCTGGACGAGGTATTCCTTCAGCTGACGGGAGCAACCCGATGACCACGCTGGCACCGACCCGTACCGAGGAAGTGGTGAGCCCGACCACCCACCGCGGCCGCGCCGTCGCGGATGGCTGGGTGATGACCGGGCGGTACCTGCGGCATGTGGTGCGCGCGCCCGAAGAGATCGTCATCTACTTCTCCTTGCCCATCATGTTCGTGCTGGTCTTCGGCTATGTGTTCGGCAGCGGCATGCAGGTGCCGGGCGGGGGTGGATACCGGGAGTTCCTGCTGCCCGGCGTCTTCGTGATGACCATGCTGTACGGCATCGGCGCCACCGCGACCGGCATCGCCACCGACGTGGGGCGGGGCGTAGTCGATCGCTTCCGGTCGATGCCGGTGGCACGGTCCGCTCTGATGACCGGACGTGCCGCCGCGGACCAGGTGCGGGCGCTGCTCGAAGTCACGGTGCTCGTGGTGTGCGGTCTGCTGGTCGGCTGGGACTGGCATCGCGGTATCGGCAACGCGCTGCTCGCCATCGGACTCCTCCTACTCCTGCGGCTCGCGCTGAGCTGGGCGGGCATGTTCCTCGGTCTGGTCGCCCCGAACCCGGACACCGTCGCGACGATCGTCTTCCCGCTCGCCTTTCCGCTGAGCGCCGTGTCGAACATCTTCGTGGCTCCGGAACTGATGCCCGGCTGGCTCGGCGCCGTCGCCGCCTGGAACCCGATCTCGGCGACCACGACGGCGATCCGGGAGCTGTTCGGCAATCCCGGGCTGGGCGGGGATTCGTGGGCTACTCAGCACGCGTTGTTCCTGGCGGTGGCGTGGCCGATCGCGCTGATCGCGGTGTTCGCACCCCTGGCCGTCCACCGTTACCGCCGCCTCGGCAGCTGACCACGCCGGCGCTCCGTAGCGGGGCTTGCGACGCGGGGCCCGCGCGAGGGACCGCGGCGCGGGCCTGGTGTGGTGACGCGGACCGGCGGCGTCGGCCCCGAGCGGGGGCGCGACCCCAAGTGGCGGCGCGGCATCGGGGCAGCAGCGCGGCATCGCGGCGGCGGCGCGCGGCGCCGCGGGCGGGGTCGCGGCAACGACCGGTCCCGCCCGCAGCGCCGCCGGCCGGGGGACGCTTCGGGCGGAAAGCGCCCCTCCAGCCGTGGACCGCGCTCCGGCCAGAGCGGTCCATGACCGGCCGCGCCCCTGCGGGGAACGGGCGCGACCGGAAGTCCTGTCCGCAGTCTTGAACCCGGAAGGCGCTCCGCGCAAACTCAGTCCGAGCACATCCTGCGCCTCGCGTGTTTCCGGCGGATACCGTGCGCCCATGACATTTTCGATCGTGGGCCGGTCCGACGACGGCGCGGCCATCGGCGTGGCCGTGGCCAGCAAATTCCTCGGCGTCGGCGCGGCGGTGCCGGCCGCGCTGGTCAATGTGGGCGCGGTCGCCACCCAGTCCTACGCGAACCTCGCTTACCGCCCGCAGGCGCTCGCCCTCCTCGGCACCGGTGTGGACGCCGAGTCGGCGGTGAAAGCACTGATCGCCGCGGACTCCGGGCCGGTCTCGCACCGCCAGCTCGGCGTCGTCGGAGCCTCCGGGCCGGGCGCGACCTTCACCGGCACGGACTGTCATGCCTGGGCAGGGGGCGTAGCCGGAGAGGGTTACGCCGCACAGGGCAACATGCTCGCCGGTCCGGAGGTGATCGCGTCGATGGAGCGCGCATGGCTGAACTCGTCGGGCGCGCTGCCTCAGCGGCTGCTCGCCGCGCTTCGCGCCGGCGATCAGGCAGGCGGGGACCGGCGTGGGCGGCAGAGCGCGGCCTTGCTGGTGGTTTCCGAGGGCCGGGGGTACGGCGGGACCAGCGACGTCTGGGCCGATCTGCGCGTGGACGACCACACGGATCCGGTCGCCGAGCTCGGCCGGCTGCTCGAGATGCACAGTCTGTATTTCGAGTCCCCGGATCCCGCGACGCTCCTGACCCTGGAGGGTGAGGTGGCCGAGGAGGTGCGGTCGCGGCTCGCAGCAGCCGGGTTCACCGGAGCCGACCTCGATGAGGAACTGGCCTCCTGGGCCGGCGTGGAGAACCTGGAGATGCGCGTGGTGACCGGCGCTATCGACCCGCTGGTGCTGGCTCATCTGCGGGCATCGGCGTAACGAGCCGGCGCTCAGGCCCGGACTCGCGCCCGGGTGACCGGGACGCACGGCCGGCCGGCGGACTGCCTGGCGGCTCGTCATCAGGCGGCCCGCCCGCGGCGCGGCGCCGGGACAGCGGTGGCAAGGACGGCGACGACGGCGCATCCGACGGTCACCGCGGTCCCGGCGCCCCACGGGATGACCAGCGCGATGTCGTGCCCCAGCTCGGACTCGAGGGCCGCGCGGATCCCGA is part of the Actinoplanes missouriensis 431 genome and encodes:
- a CDS encoding ABC transporter permease; translation: MTTLAPTRTEEVVSPTTHRGRAVADGWVMTGRYLRHVVRAPEEIVIYFSLPIMFVLVFGYVFGSGMQVPGGGGYREFLLPGVFVMTMLYGIGATATGIATDVGRGVVDRFRSMPVARSALMTGRAAADQVRALLEVTVLVVCGLLVGWDWHRGIGNALLAIGLLLLLRLALSWAGMFLGLVAPNPDTVATIVFPLAFPLSAVSNIFVAPELMPGWLGAVAAWNPISATTTAIRELFGNPGLGGDSWATQHALFLAVAWPIALIAVFAPLAVHRYRRLGS
- a CDS encoding DUF1028 domain-containing protein, yielding MTFSIVGRSDDGAAIGVAVASKFLGVGAAVPAALVNVGAVATQSYANLAYRPQALALLGTGVDAESAVKALIAADSGPVSHRQLGVVGASGPGATFTGTDCHAWAGGVAGEGYAAQGNMLAGPEVIASMERAWLNSSGALPQRLLAALRAGDQAGGDRRGRQSAALLVVSEGRGYGGTSDVWADLRVDDHTDPVAELGRLLEMHSLYFESPDPATLLTLEGEVAEEVRSRLAAAGFTGADLDEELASWAGVENLEMRVVTGAIDPLVLAHLRASA
- a CDS encoding daunorubicin resistance protein DrrA family ABC transporter ATP-binding protein — translated: MTYAVAADGLLKRYRGGTTALDGFDLNAPAGGVYGLLGPNGAGKTTAVRVLSTLLRFDAGRAEVAGADVRDNPGLVRDRIAMTGQYAAVDEILSGRQNLILFGRLHHLTPRDARRRADELLEQFGLTEAKGRSAAEYSGGMRRRLDLAASMIRRPRVLFLDEPTTGLDPRSRNQVWDAVRALVADGTTVLLTTQYLDEADQLAARIAVVDAGRVIAEGTPAQLKATIGADRLEIVVESADRLADAASVVARLTGTNPDTDTDQRRVRVPVTDRVGTLVETVRALQDAGIVVADVGVHRPTLDEVFLQLTGATR